One Bos indicus x Bos taurus breed Angus x Brahman F1 hybrid chromosome 6, Bos_hybrid_MaternalHap_v2.0, whole genome shotgun sequence genomic window carries:
- the DDIT4L gene encoding DNA damage-inducible transcript 4-like protein has protein sequence MVATGSLSSKNPASISELLDHGFYPGSLLNDFDYWDYVVPEPNLNEVVFEETTCQSLVKMLENCLSKSKHTKLGCSRVLVPEKLTQRIAQDVLRLSSTEPCGLRGCVMHVNLEIENVCKKLDRIVCDSSVVPTFELTLVFKQENCSWTSFRDFFFSRGRFSSGLRRTLILSSGFRLVKKKLYSLIGTTVIEEC, from the exons ATGGTTGCAACTGGCAGTTTGAGCAGTAAGAACCCGGCCAGCATTTCAGAGTTGCTGGACCATGGCTTCTACCCGGGGAGCCTGCTAAATG ATTTTGACTACTGGGATTATGTTGTTCCTGAGCCCAACCTCAATGAGGTGGTATTTGAGGAGACAACTTGCCAGAGTTTGGTTAAAATGCTGGAGAACTGTCTGTCCAAATCTAAGCACACCAAACTTGGCTGCTCCAGAGTCCTTGTTCCTGAAAAACTGACCCAGAGGATTGCTCAAGACGTCCTGAGACTTTCCTCCACGGAGCCCTGTGGTCTGCGGGGCTGTGTTATGCACGTGAACTTGGAAATTGAAAATGTATGTAAAAAGCTGGATAGGATTGTGTGTGATTCTAGCGTGGTGCCCACCTTTGAGCTCACCCTTGTGTTTAAGCAGGAGAACTGCTCATGGACGAGCTTCAGGGATTTTTTCTTTAGTCGAGGTCGCTTCTCCTCTGGCCTCAGGCGAACTCTGATCCTGAGCTCAGGATTCCGACTTGTTAAGAAAAAGCTTTACTCCTTGATTGGCACAACAGTCATTGAAGAGTGCTAA